A genome region from Erigeron canadensis isolate Cc75 chromosome 3, C_canadensis_v1, whole genome shotgun sequence includes the following:
- the LOC122593666 gene encoding protein transport Sec1a-like, with translation MSVSDSETSSHGGDHKMFRQVTRDRLLYEMIKKSSSTKGGWKVLIMDKVTIKVMSSSCKMADITDQGVSLVEQLHKGRETMAGMDAIYYIQPSKENLIMFISDMSGREPLYKKAFVFFSSPIPKDFVSRIKADSSVVPRIGALREMNLEYFPIDNQAFVTDQGGALEELYGEDVENTREFDICLNTMATRIATVFASLKELPIVRYRVKGKQGSTFRDLLPKKLAKAIWDLITPLKASIPQFPQSETCELLILDRSVDLVAPIIHEWTYDAMCHDLVDLDGNKYVMEVPSKSGGPPEKKEFLLEDHDPVWLEMRHLHIADASERLSDKMDNLMSKNKAAQLQQKDSSELSTRDIQKMVQALPEYNQQMEKLSLHVEIAGKINKVISEEGLRDLGQIEQDLVFGDAGNKELITFLEEYEGESVENKLRLMMIYALADPEKFEGEKGAKLMELANLSPDTIRIIENMRLLEGPTRKAKPEKSGGFLNFDRKAKTALRKDRKGEEETWALFRFFPVLEELLEKIEKHELPKDEFESINEPGPGTRGVVPGKAAQSSRRSRRPQGKFASDDGTSSDSVLKNAANDLKHMGQRIFVFIIGGATRSELRVCHKLTSKLRREVILGSTCIDDPPQYITKVKMLCLKEFGGW, from the exons ATGTCGGTATCTGATTCTGAAACATCCTCTCATGGAGGAGATCATAAAATGTTTCGTCAAGTCACCCGTGATC GGTTGCTGTATGAAATGATCAAAAAATCATCCTCAACAAAGGGGGGTTGGAAG GTACTTATCATGGACAAAGTTACTATAAAAGTTATGTCTTCTTCATGTAAAATGGCAGACATAACAGATCAAGGAGTTTCAT TGGTGGAACAGCTTCATAAAGGAAGGGAGACAATGGCTGGTATGGATGCCATATATTACATTCAACCATCCAAAGAAAA CCTTATCATGTTCATATCTGACATGTCAGGGAGAGAGCCTTTGTATAAGAA agcatttgttttttttagttctCCTATTCCAAAGGATTTTGTTAGTAGAATCAAGGCTGATTCAAGTGTCGTACCACGCATAGGTGCATTGCGAGAG ATGAACTTGGAGTACTTTCCGATAGACAATCAG GCATTTGTAACTGATCAAGGAGGAGCTTTAGAAGAGCTATATGGTGAGGATGTTGAGAATACTCGCGAATTTGATATTTGCTTAAATACAATGGCAACTCGCATTGCCACTGTTTTTGCTTCACTCAAG GAGCTTCCCATTGTACGGTATCGTGTTAAGGGCAAACAGGGCTCTACGTTCCGTGATTTACTCCCTAAAAAGCTAGCTAAAGCTATCTGGGACCTCATTACTCCATTAAAAGCTTCTATTCCTCAGTTTCCACAAAGCGAAACATGCGAGTTGCTCATTCTGGATAGATCTGTTGATCTG GTTGCACCCATCATCCATGAATGGACTTATGATGCAATGTGCCATGATTTAGTAGATTTGGATGGAAACAAATATGTGATGGAG GTTCCTAGTAAATCTGGTGGCCCGCCTGAGAAAAAGGAGTTTCTTTTGGAAGATCATGATCCAGTTTGGCTTGAAATGCGCCATTTGCATATAGCTGAT GCTAGTGAAAGATTGAGTGATAAAATGGACAATTTGATGTCAAAAAATAAAGCTGCACAACTACAACAGAA AGATAGTAGTGAACTATCTACCAGAGACATACAGAAAATGGTTCAGGCGTTGCCCGAATATAACCAACAAATGGAAAAACTTTCACTCCATGTAGAG ATTGCtggaaaaattaataaagtcaTAAGTGAGGAAGGCCTTAGAGATCTTGGTCAAATAGAACAGGATCTTGTCTTTGGTGATGCCGGCAACAAAGAACTCATTACTTTTTTAGAGGAATATGAG GGCGAAAGTGTTGAAAATAAGTTGAGGTTGATGATGATATATGCATTAGCTGATCCTGAAAAGTTCGAGGGTGAAAAGGGAGCCAAACTTATGGAG TTGGCGAACTTGTCACCTGATACTATTAGGATAATAGAAAACATGAGACTGCTCGAGGGTCCCACCAGAAAAGCAAAACCAGAAAAAAGTGGGGGATTCCTCAACTTTGACAGGAAG GCGAAAACTGCACTTAGAAAGGATAGAAAAGGAGAAGAAGAAACATGGGCACTCTTCCGATTTTTTCCTGTGCTAGAG GAATTGCTTGaaaagattgaaaaacatgaacTGCCGAAGGACGAGTTTGAAAGCATAAATGAACCAGGTCCAGGCACTCGAGGGGTGGTTCCAGGGAAGGCTGCCCAATCATCAAGGAGATCAAGGAGGCCGCAGGGAAAATTTGCATCTGATGATGGAACTTCAAG TGACTCGGTGCTAAAAAATGCTGCTAACGATTTAAAACACATGGGGCAgcgaatttttgtttttattattggtGGTGCCACCAGATCCGAG CTGCGGGTTTGTCACAAGCTTACTTCTAAATTGAGAAGGGAGGTCATACTGGGCTCAACTTGTATAGACGATCCACCACAATACATCACA AAAGTGAAGATGCTTTGTTTAAAAGAATTTGGTGGCTGGTAA
- the LOC122593817 gene encoding vestitone reductase-like yields the protein MEKGSVCVTGGTGYLASWLIERLLQHGYFVNTTVRSSSTSSGTKRDVTYLTNLPGASQRLKIFDADLNNPETFNEPIKGCIGVFHVAHPMDLGNKESTEVITEKIIKASLGILQACIDSKTVKKVVYTSSVSAVLFNGRKHTEAVDEECWSDVDYIRSNLEFGAWYHISKTLTEKAIIEFAEKQGLDLTTVLPSFIHGPFLGPKCPHSVHDVMAMIFGDTHMYGLLSRASFVHVDDVASAHIHIFEDPKAKGRYICSKIEVPIEELYKILSTRYPEYKIPSIDFMKSEDMEKMMYPSVSSKKLLDTGFQFKYGIEEMFDDAIDCCKRNNIL from the exons ATGGAGAAAGGAAGTGTTTGTGTAACCGGAGGCACGGGGTATTTAGCATCATGGTTGATCGAAAGGTTGCTTCAACACGGATATTTTGTAAATACTACTGTTAGATCATCATCTACTTCATCag GTACAAAGAGAGATGTAACCTACCTCACAAATCTACCTGGAGCATCACAGAGGCTCAAAATTTTTGATGCAGATTTAAACAACCCTGAGACCTTCAATGAACCAATCAAAGGTTGTATTGGTGTTTTTCATGTTGCCCATCCGATGGATTTGGGCAACAAAGAAAGTACGGAAGTGATAACTGAAAAAATAATCAAAGCAAGTTTGGGCATTTTACAAGCATGTATTGATTCAAAGACAGTAAAGAAAGTCGTGTACACGTCTAGTGTATCTGCCGTCTTGTTCAATGGGAGAAAACACACTGAGGCCGTAGACGAGGAATGTTGGAGCGACGTGGATTATATCCGTAGTAATTTGGAATTTGGAGCTTGGTATCATATCTCAAAGACACTTACTGAGAAAGCAATCATAGAGTTTGCTGAGAAACAAGGATTGGACCTCACGACGGTCCTTCCCTCATTTATCCACGGTCCATTTCTCGGTCCCAAATGCCCACATTCTGTGCATGATGTAATGGCTATGATCTTTG GGGACACTCACATGTATGGATTGCTATCAAGAGCATCATTTGTGCATGTTGATGATGTGGCCAGCGCACACATTCATATTTTTGAGGATCCAAAGGCTAAAGGGAGGTATATTTGTTCGAAAATTGAAGTACCAATTGAGGAATTGTACAAGATACTATCCACCAGATATCCGGAATATAAAATACCAAGTATTGA ctttatgaaGTCAGAAGATATGGAGAAGATGATGTATCCTAGCGTCTCATCGAAAAAACTCTTGGACACTGGATTCCAATTCAAGTATGGGATTGAAGAAATGTTTGATGATGCAATTGATTGTTGTAAGCGAAACAACATATTGTAA